The genomic DNA CTGCAAGCAAAAAGAACCAATCATGCTTTATGTTGCCTATGGCACCAAAGTTATTTTTAACTAATACAAATTACAGCTTCAACAAGATTTAGTAGCAAATTATTTGTAACTGAACAATATCGGTAAATTTACTCTTGCAATTTCATTTTCTAATCATTTTTTATACAGCATATACTAATTATATGTTTTCtgaatatgtttttttatatttcatttcagAGAGGATTACGAAAAAATTGCTCCAGTTCATTCGTTTATACACGTGGACGATTTTCCGAGCATACCAAAGCTCGCAGAATATCTTCAACAGCTAGACAAAGACGACATCAGATACGGAGAGTATTTGAAGTGGAAATCAGTACCCGACTCGCCAAATATAAAGACGGATGAATCGCTTTTTAATCGACCATCGCAGTTCAAAGCCTTAtgcgaaaaaataaaacaagatccCAATGGGAATAATAAAGAAATCGTTTCAGATCTGTCGACATGGTGGTTTGGAGACGATTACAGTTTGGACGACAGCAAAATTAGCGTTTGTCATTCCGAAGATGGTCCAAGTGGCGAAGCGTTACACCATAAAATAGCGACGGGTTATTTTTtcgctatttttattttatttattctagcGATGAAATATTGTAAAGGTAACAGCAAAACTAAGCACAAGACAAAATCATGATTACATCTTGGGAATATCCATTAAATGCATATTGTTGCATTTACTATACAGACGTTTAGGTGCGCTGCTGTCTAAACATTGAAATGTCTCTATCTTAACCAATTTATATATGCACCTATACAccaatattttctaattttatcaAGATTCCATCAAATTGCACTCAAATGTTACCACCCAAACGAGCGAAAGTTAAATTATTCCTATCGATATGATATATTAATAGTGATCGACATCCTTTCGTGTTCGTTCtttttttgtcaatttatttttataatactgtgtttatttatttcacaatttcACATATCACTATTTATTCTACTTGTCATTTCAGGCTGACTTTGGAATATTTACATCATTGTCCAATTCTCGACGAACCTGAAGATTTCTcacaattataaaaatttattaagtttgttctattttgaaataatttaccTTTCATTCACTGATGTTTGTTTGTTTGGGCGCGAAATATTACAGGGATCCCAAGTGCTATGATGGCGAAAAACTGTTGGTGCTTTATAGTAAGTTAAACCCAGTAGGGAAAGACGAACAAGAGAGTTTAGAAAGTGGTAAAAAGCAGAAAGCCGGGGCTGCTGACACTTATGATTAAACAAAGTATCTCCTGTATTAGACAGAGAGAGATGAGGAACCTAGGGCATTCATGAAGACTATTTACCATAAAATGCAGAACACCAGAAGTATAAACAGTAggtatattttgataaatttgattatttttcccCCGACAAACTAGAATGGAACCAACAGCTCTTCTGATATTACCACTATAAACTATGAACCAAACGATAGCCTTAATAATAATTGATAAGTAAAAACTAGTTCATATTATTGGATACGAAGTGTTCATAtgggtcgttttgttattacttatcgatcttgatcggtaagtatgttgataggtatttttgtctgtctgtctgttatacactttcgtatgttacgcgatatctcacgaaagcgaggttgaatctgctccaaattttgcatgtacattcatcatatctcgaaccAGGTGCCTATTGAtcttggatgaattatgtcgtataattagcgagttaaaaGTTAATTAgtgagttatcaattaattagtgatgggacacgcggtgtcgcaatttagtcagagcgaaggatacatgCCGCTGGATCGATAAGTCCGCGGTCTCTGATTACTATCTCGTTATGTTGTTGTTCCTGTTAGAGATTGTCTTATCGTTACGAAATTTTTTCTCATAAGTTACTGGACCaactgtttgaaattttagtggtcgaagattgtatttttcgataaaaggctattgctttttttatttgaaaaataatggaattcGGTTTTTGTGCAAGGTGACGTCATCAAACTAAGAATTGCGCAGCTTGTTGCGGTTCCGTGTTCGCATTAGCTGCTATCTGCTGGTCAGGCGAAGTCGTGAAGGCTGCCGCTAAATCcctactacttcgttttggctttcgtgttcacatatttgagcatatttgAGCTTTTTACTTTTTAGAGTTTTCACTCAAAATGCAATATATAAACGACTGGCGTACggagtatatattttttgaaagaatcACGGTCTGGCAGTATTGCCAATAGAAGAAGCCACCAGATAGGCAAGCAATCATAGTAAAGTTCAAAATCAAGTTATTTTTTAAGCCAGATATGACACCTAGGCACAGCTGGGCACTTCTTGATTCTCCAGCAAAAATgtcttttaataaatttttttatattcgacACTGATTGAATCGTACATTCTTCAGATTTCTTAAAGCATTTTCTGTAGCATCCTTCAAACGTTTCATACAGCTTTCGTTTTCGAAAATTTATGTCTGgaataaaatgtacaaacaaCATTATTGATTGAAAACTATTTTCTAGTATATAGTTACATTTCGACCCAGTTACAGCATAAAGAACTCTTGAAAAAACTCTTTCTTAAAATACCAATACGATTGGATAAATACGCCGTGGGTTGGCACCACTGGTTCCCAGCacaatattcatttatataaaattagatATTTGAGTTTTATATACATATGTACAATGGTAgacatttatatttaaatttgaatatgttttgGCATGTCGTTGTAAGGTATTAAATaagtggaaaaaaaattatttgttaaaatCTTTTGCACGAGCAATGGATTCAACTTCACGTGTAAACTCTAATTACTTGTCCAAAGCCTATACTTATCCTAACTCCCATAACCCCTGGATATTTACTTCGTAGGCCCAGAGAAGGCTTGAGTTTTGCTTTATATGACGAACAATTCATACTTACTCGTTTCGTTCCAGACAGGGAAttccaaaatataataaaatcaacaacaTGGCAGTAACTGAACACGCAACAATCAATCCCATAAAAACTATGTATTCGTTCAATTCAATGGCAGAAACAGATTTTTGTAATTTCTGGAATTAAATAGAATTCATATATTAAACAAGCGCGAAGAGCGCAATGCTCAAAGATATAGACACGGAAGGCAAAACGGAGTAGTACGGGTTTAAAATCTTTCACAgtataccggtacggtaccataGTCTTCCATAACTGGACTGACTACCAAATCGCAAATATCGAAAACGCGGAATCGCTACAAGGtgtacaatttttatttaacacTAAACAAATCTAAcagagctcacagaaatattcaaaaataaataaaagtaatagccttctagcgacaacaacaatcttcaaccactaaaaatttcgaagcaattggtctagtggTTGAAGAGAACAGTGATTTTTTCACAATGTCAagtgaaagaaaaatattaacaagatcaacaacaacaacataataataaaactatcCATAGAACCACTTCGTGTTCAATAAGGCCTCATAACAGACTAAGTCATTCAATCACTCTTTTTTCTTCCGCATGTGAAACTtacattttgattgaaattaattaagccagttataattattgattgtaatgaaaaaattacataaaatggaGAGCCAGTAACAACATACAGcaacagtaattataaataattcataAATCAACTGAATAATAAAGGACCcaatatcagtggttcccaacctcttATATATCGTGGCCCCCCACCGGATGCTTTTAGCACTGCGACTCCCtgctgtttatcattccagtggtattcatATTGTTACTTTAATCCCAAATCCCTTTATGTTcgaacaattcatgctcaacaaaggaccccccccccccctgaaaCTGCAATGTGGCATTTGTGGACCGCGTGCGTCCCGTTAAAGACCACTTCTCTATATGgaagttatattatatattcatATCTTGTGGGCTCCACAGTAGGGTATGCTTACCGTTATTGTAGCTTCAATTGTATCTCGCACCTTAGTTAGCTCATCTCGTCTCGAGTCCTTTTCTTCTTGGATTAGTTTTGAAGCTTCTTCAATTTTTTGTCTGATTTCTTCTATGCCTTGAAGTTTTATTGAATGTTCGTCTATTTCTTTTAATTTGCTAAGGACATGTTCATCGTTTTTGTTTTCTTGTACAGGAGGAACATGTGACTTGATTGTTTCTCGAAATTCATCGAGGAGCTTTGCAATCTCAGCTAACGTCTTTTTCTTCGAAATATAGCCTGCCATGACAAAGATGCATTCAGATTTTCTATTACTACAAATATTTCAGCCATGTTCGTTTTTTTGCCACGAGTAAAAAGGGGAGTGtaaccaaaaatgtcattttaCGAGAGAGCTCACATTATGAAGTGCAAGATTGGTAAACAAATAAGCAGTAAAGAAAAATTAACGATTGTTTTGAAACACGGCCACATTGTAGCTCGGACTTTATATAACACCACCGCTAAGTGTCATAATAACGTCAAGTCAGAGCGAGATTTGTCGGAGTCTCGTAATAAACATCAGGATGTTAAAACAGCATCTAATAAGGATCCAGGATAATGgtatataaacataaaaaaaaaacattcatataAACAATGAAATTCAAACGAAAAAAAGTACATTGAGTAATTTACTTTCACATCGTGAAATGCATGCGTTGCTTAACTTATTGTTTTCCGAGGCAGAAGAGTCGCAAATTTCTTCGCATTTTTTGCAAGATTCGGATTCATCATGAAATATGTAATCGATTCCATATTCTTGCTTGCAGGAGATATCGCGCGCCATAACATTCTGTGAGTACATATAAGAAATCTCATgtctttttaatataaaattttgatttggacTTCTATTCCAGCTCTCGATTTTGCGATAGCCAAATTCTGGTTGTCATATTTACTTTTGGCTCAAATAAATGAATACGAATTTAGCAattagcaatgctcaaatatatggacacgaaagccaaaacgaggTATCAAATCATTTACAGTTCTGGTAGTCTGACCACCAGATCACTGAGATGTGGTCACGGAACAAAGGCACGGTGCACAATTTTTACCTTTGAGAGATCATCACGCAAGactttgaagtgaaaaacaaatccCATAAACTCCACAGATATATTTGAAGCAAATGAAgataatagccttctagcggcgacaacaatctttaaccaagGAAAATTTCATAGCAATTGGTATAAAATAGTGCACAATTAACTAACTGTATAGAATCTTTCATTCTCCAAGACGACAACTGCAccagagaaaagtgattttctcacaacaacaacataacaacgATCCATAGGCcaatttcgtgtccaataactaacTATATTAAAGTTTTCCCAATGATACCCTACTTAGATATGCTTCACTTACGAAATAATTGTCAGTTATAACTGTTGTCTTGCTCATTACCGAACGACTGATCGACctgcaaaacagtaaaaaacgtATGTATTTCTACTGATTATATGGTCTTTTGAAATTCAAGTTCACTGTCTCAGAGATCCGGTTGTCGTCTTGGAGAAGATTCTATACAGTTGATTGTGCACTATCTTTAGTGTTTTTCAGGAATAAACGCATCAAGATATTACTTGAGGCCAGATGGCTCCCGTTCAATGTCATCACTATTTTCAAGAGGAGACTAAAACTGTtaccagcggttctcaaactttatgttcatacggcgccaaattatcaggaaaaaacTCACACGGAAAATGAAATGCtgcttttaaatattaaaaaacactcgattttgtgatcgttaatgtgtacgtcatgctttttaaagtttgtaaacacgTAGGCCTAAGAGACAATGGCAAAAGGccaactcttcttcctcataTCTGCCTgagt from Styela clava chromosome 12, kaStyClav1.hap1.2, whole genome shotgun sequence includes the following:
- the LOC144430706 gene encoding 3-galactosyl-N-acetylglucosaminide 4-alpha-L-fucosyltransferase FUT3-like, whose translation is MEPPWNSRYVFRKKLSPLKNVFNWTMTYRTDSDVYFPYYGEWNRVNKTTAELIAEKTERSLGVWVVSNCRPSRRGSIINELQKYISIDVFGKCNNNRLCSGGCAIETINRYKFYFSFENSRCKDYITEKFTMNGLAGGAVPVVMGPTREDYEKIAPVHSFIHVDDFPSIPKLAEYLQQLDKDDIRYGEYLKWKSVPDSPNIKTDESLFNRPSQFKALCEKIKQDPNGNNKEIVSDLSTWWFGDDYSLDDSKISVCHSEDGPSGEALHHKIATGYFFAIFILFILAMKYCKGNSKTKHKTKS
- the LOC144430807 gene encoding uncharacterized protein LOC144430807 isoform X2, which translates into the protein MAKKVESYLYFGVQIAFAATVMLYMYTEYGRSISRSVMSKTTVITDNYFNVMARDISCKQEYGIDYIFHDESESCKKCEEICDSSASENNKLSNACISRCESYISKKKTLAEIAKLLDEFRETIKSHVPPVQENKNDEHVLSKLKEIDEHSIKLQGIEEIRQKIEEASKLIQEEKDSRRDELTKKLQKSVSAIELNEYIVFMGLIVACSVTAMLLILLYFGIPCLERNEHKFSKTKAV
- the LOC144430807 gene encoding uncharacterized protein LOC144430807 isoform X1; this encodes MAKKVESYLYFGVQIAFAATVMLYMYTEYGRSISRSVMSKTTVITDNYFNVMARDISCKQEYGIDYIFHDESESCKKCEEICDSSASENNKLSNACISRCESYISKKKTLAEIAKLLDEFRETIKSHVPPVQENKNDEHVLSKLKEIDEHSIKLQGIEEIRQKIEEASKLIQEEKDSRRDELTKVRDTIEATITKLQKSVSAIELNEYIVFMGLIVACSVTAMLLILLYFGIPCLERNEHKFSKTKAV